The DNA region ATGATATTCTGACTTCAGGGGCAGAACCGCTCTTTTTTTTGGATTATTTAGCTACAGGTAAGCTGAATTCTCAGCAGTTGACTGAGGTGGTGACGGGAATCGCTCGAGGTTGTCAAATTAGCGGTTGCGCTCTTTTGGGTGGAGAAACGGCAGAAATGCCTGGTTTTTACGGTTTGGGCGAATACGACATTGCGGGTTTTTGTGTGGGAATTGTCGAAAGAAGTAGGTTACTCGCTGGTTCTCAGGTACAAGTAGGAGATGTAGCGATCGCTTTAGCTAGTTCGGGCGTTCATAGTAACGGTTTTTCCTTGGTCAGAAAAATTATTGCTGACGCTGGTGTTGATTGGGGCGATCGCCCGGAATTTCTCCAAGGTCAAACTTTAGGCGAAACTCTCCTAACACCAACTCGCATTTATGTCAAGGAAATTTTAGCAGCAATTCGTTCAGGAATTGACATTCGCGGGATGGCACATATTACTGGTGGTGGTTTACCAGAAAATCTCCCTCGCTGTTTGAATGAAAATCAATCTGTCGAGATTGATTTAGGTAGTTGGGAGATTCCAGGTATTTTTCAGTGGTTAGCGGAAGTTGGGAAAGTCAGGGAAGCGGCGATGTTTGAAAC from Oscillatoria salina IIICB1 includes:
- the purM gene encoding phosphoribosylformylglycinamidine cyclo-ligase; the protein is MDYREAGVDIEAGRSFVGKIRSLVESTHRSEVLGKLGGFSGFFQLPLGYTEPVLVSGCDGVGTKLKVAQALGRHDTVGIDLVAMCVNDILTSGAEPLFFLDYLATGKLNSQQLTEVVTGIARGCQISGCALLGGETAEMPGFYGLGEYDIAGFCVGIVERSRLLAGSQVQVGDVAIALASSGVHSNGFSLVRKIIADAGVDWGDRPEFLQGQTLGETLLTPTRIYVKEILAAIRSGIDIRGMAHITGGGLPENLPRCLNENQSVEIDLGSWEIPGIFQWLAEVGKVREAAMFETFNMGIGFVAIVPPEQAKSTLSWMLSQNVLAYQIGKVVAGNGTVLGLPE